The following coding sequences are from one Chelonoidis abingdonii isolate Lonesome George chromosome 4, CheloAbing_2.0, whole genome shotgun sequence window:
- the ISCA2 gene encoding iron-sulfur cluster assembly 2 homolog, mitochondrial isoform X2, with protein MAALGVLLSCLRRLRPGGRCSLFPTLLRPVRAPPYSSQNGAYVPSIRVRWASSSSNPGQPVSDSSEGQIYLSNSCVKRLLEIIEGSEFLRLQVEGGGCSGFQYKFSLDTVINPDDRVFEQGGARVVVDVDSLAFVKGAMVDFSQELIRNSFQVVSNPQAEQGCSCGTSFSVRL; from the exons ATGGCGGCGCTGGGGGTGTTGCTGAGCTGTCTGAGGCGGTTGCGTCCCGGCGGTCGGTGCAG CCTTTTTCCTACTTTACTGCGCCCAGTGAGAGCACCACCCTATTCTTCTCAGAATGGAGCCTATGTACCAAGCATCAGGGTGCGGTGGGCATCATCCTCTTCTAACCCAGGGCAACCAGTGTCTGACTCTAGTGAGGGACAGATCTACCTCAGCAACAGCTGTGTGAAG AGGCTGCTGGAGATTATAGAAGGGTCTGAGTTTCTCAGGCTGCAGGTGGAGGGAGGTGGCTGCTCTGGATTCCAGTACAAGTTTTCCTTGGACACAGTTATCAATCCTGATGACAG GGTGTTTGAACAAGGTGGTGCTCGTGTTGTTGTGGATGTGGACAGCCTGGCCTTTGTGAAAGGTGCAATGGTGGATTTCAGCCAGGAGCTAATCCGCAACTCATTCCAGGTGGTGAGCAATCCACAGGCCGAGCAGGGCTGCTCGTGTGGAACATCCTTCTCTGTCAGACTCTGA
- the ISCA2 gene encoding iron-sulfur cluster assembly 2 homolog, mitochondrial isoform X1 gives MAALGVLLSCLRRLRPGGRCSSLFPTLLRPVRAPPYSSQNGAYVPSIRVRWASSSSNPGQPVSDSSEGQIYLSNSCVKRLLEIIEGSEFLRLQVEGGGCSGFQYKFSLDTVINPDDRVFEQGGARVVVDVDSLAFVKGAMVDFSQELIRNSFQVVSNPQAEQGCSCGTSFSVRL, from the exons ATGGCGGCGCTGGGGGTGTTGCTGAGCTGTCTGAGGCGGTTGCGTCCCGGCGGTCGGTGCAG CAGCCTTTTTCCTACTTTACTGCGCCCAGTGAGAGCACCACCCTATTCTTCTCAGAATGGAGCCTATGTACCAAGCATCAGGGTGCGGTGGGCATCATCCTCTTCTAACCCAGGGCAACCAGTGTCTGACTCTAGTGAGGGACAGATCTACCTCAGCAACAGCTGTGTGAAG AGGCTGCTGGAGATTATAGAAGGGTCTGAGTTTCTCAGGCTGCAGGTGGAGGGAGGTGGCTGCTCTGGATTCCAGTACAAGTTTTCCTTGGACACAGTTATCAATCCTGATGACAG GGTGTTTGAACAAGGTGGTGCTCGTGTTGTTGTGGATGTGGACAGCCTGGCCTTTGTGAAAGGTGCAATGGTGGATTTCAGCCAGGAGCTAATCCGCAACTCATTCCAGGTGGTGAGCAATCCACAGGCCGAGCAGGGCTGCTCGTGTGGAACATCCTTCTCTGTCAGACTCTGA